A window of the Rickettsia felis URRWXCal2 genome harbors these coding sequences:
- the prfB gene encoding Peptide chain release factor RF-2, whose translation MRAEIENYVKKIEQSLELLWRSLDVESSTERLNELEELTSDPSLWNDQANAQTLLREKSNLEEKLNAFNKLKSNLKDTLELEEMAEAENDLETLSQIEQDLKNLSVIAAKFETECLFSGEADGNNCFLEINAGAGGTESHDWVSIMMRMYLRFAERLGFKTEIINMINGEEAGIKSCTIRIIGKRAYGWFKTEAGVHRLVRISPFNAAGKRMTSFASSWVYPEIDDNIAITIEDKDLRIDTFRASGAGGQHVNTTDSAVRITHIPTNTVTQCQSDRSQHKNKAQAMKMLQAKLYELEMQKRTDSVNEQNAAKTDNSWGHQIRSYVLQPYQMVKDLRTDYETSDTKGVLDGDLEDFVSASLAMNAGGRR comes from the exons ATGAGAGCCGAAATAGAAAATTACGTAAAAAAAATTGAGCAGTCTTTAGAACTACTTTGGAGGTCACTT GACGTTGAATCATCAACTGAAAGATTGAACGAGTTAGAAGAATTAACATCCGATCCAAGTTTATGGAACGATCAGGCTAACGCACAAACATTACTGCGAGAAAAAAGTAATCTAGAAGAAAAACTAAATGCTTTTAATAAGCTCAAATCCAATTTAAAAGATACTTTAGAACTTGAAGAAATGGCTGAAGCCGAAAATGATTTAGAAACACTTTCACAAATTGAACAGGACTTAAAAAATTTAAGTGTCATTGCTGCCAAATTTGAAACCGAATGCTTATTTTCAGGTGAAGCAGACGGTAATAATTGCTTTTTAGAGATTAATGCCGGAGCAGGCGGAACTGAAAGCCATGACTGGGTATCTATCATGATGCGTATGTATTTGCGTTTTGCCGAGAGGCTCGGCTTTAAAACCGAAATAATCAATATGATTAACGGAGAAGAAGCAGGCATTAAATCATGCACGATTAGGATAATAGGCAAGCGAGCTTATGGCTGGTTTAAGACCGAAGCGGGTGTTCACAGATTAGTGCGTATTTCCCCGTTTAATGCTGCAGGAAAAAGAATGACTAGCTTTGCAAGTAGCTGGGTATACCCCGAAATTGACGATAATATAGCAATTACTATCGAGGATAAAGATTTAAGAATCGATACTTTTAGAGCATCGGGAGCAGGCGGGCAGCACGTTAATACTACCGATTCTGCCGTACGTATCACTCATATACCGACAAATACGGTGACACAATGCCAAAGCGATAGATCACAGCATAAAAATAAGGCTCAAGCTATGAAGATGCTTCAAGCAAAACTCTATGAGCTTGAAATGCAGAAACGCACAGACAGCGTTAACGAGCAGAATGCCGCCAAAACCGATAATAGCTGGGGACATCAAATTAGGTCATATGTTTTACAGCCTTATCAGATGGTAAAAGATTTACGTACCGATTATGAAACTTCTGATACTAAAGGCGTACTTGACGGCGACCTTGAGGACTTTGTCTCAGCAAGTTTAGCTATGAATGCGGGTGGTAGGAGGTAG
- the hspC2 gene encoding Small heat shock protein, which yields MAFNLPRIRNKSEVSNDLMRRNHLDNIFDDFFNEFYTFPYSSSTEKNLIPRTDISETDSGYSLEVELPGINQKDIDINIDNHILTIKGQKEEKSEEKNKNYHMRERYYGSFQRSISLPANINDDAINARFENGILHITIPKKEQGKTRKIEVKG from the coding sequence ATGGCATTTAATTTACCACGCATAAGAAATAAATCAGAAGTAAGTAATGACCTAATGAGACGTAACCACTTAGATAATATATTTGATGATTTCTTTAATGAATTTTATACTTTTCCGTATTCTTCATCTACCGAAAAAAATCTAATACCAAGAACCGATATATCCGAAACTGATTCAGGATATAGTTTAGAGGTAGAATTACCGGGCATAAATCAAAAAGATATAGATATAAATATAGATAATCATATTCTGACCATTAAAGGGCAAAAGGAAGAAAAATCCGAGGAAAAGAATAAAAATTATCATATGCGTGAGCGATATTACGGTTCTTTCCAACGTTCAATAAGCTTGCCTGCCAATATTAATGATGATGCTATAAATGCACGTTTTGAAAACGGTATATTACATATAACCATACCGAAAAAAGAACAAGGTAAAACTAGAAAAATAGAAGTGAAAGGCTAA
- the hspC1 gene encoding Small heat shock protein — MQWHNNYDTGHATPLRQVADLIDNQITNIDNLFKNRLPLYESNSIKSNFITKDKQYIIIMEVPGFDKSQIKIKVNGNKLFITRNIEEKNKADDSDNYMNKNFNYVISLYEDVDQANISSSLKNGILTIILPRIEIKEQDAREITIN, encoded by the coding sequence TTGCAATGGCATAATAATTATGACACCGGTCATGCGACGCCTTTGCGTCAAGTAGCAGATTTAATAGATAATCAAATTACAAATATTGATAATTTATTTAAAAATAGATTGCCGCTTTATGAGTCTAATAGCATAAAAAGTAATTTTATTACTAAAGATAAGCAGTATATTATTATAATGGAAGTACCTGGCTTTGATAAAAGTCAAATTAAGATTAAAGTGAACGGCAATAAATTATTTATTACAAGGAATATAGAAGAAAAAAATAAAGCTGATGATTCAGATAATTATATGAATAAAAATTTTAATTATGTAATATCATTATATGAAGATGTAGACCAGGCAAATATCTCTTCAAGCCTTAAGAATGGAATACTTACTATTATTCTACCTCGCATTGAGATTAAAGAGCAAGACGCAAGAGAGATAACAATTAATTAA
- the fbcH gene encoding Cytochrome c1, heme protein precursor, translated as MKTKLIISIIILITSSVCLAGEEALHPKKMKWSFDGVFGTVNREAAQRGFQVYKEVCSVCHGLNNLYYRNLKDIGFSDDEIKEIAKGYTIKDGPNDDGEMFDRPALPSDRFVSPYPNEQAARAANNGAHPPDLSLIIKARHDGANYIYSLLTGYTEPPADFKLMQGAHYNPYFPGEQIAMPPPLTDGQVTYMDGTNVSVEQMSHDVAVFLQWAAEPEMEHRKSMGLKVMMFLVVFTIFFYIAKNRIWSNLK; from the coding sequence ATGAAAACAAAACTAATTATCTCTATCATCATATTAATAACTTCTAGCGTATGCTTAGCAGGTGAAGAAGCATTACATCCAAAAAAGATGAAATGGTCGTTTGACGGCGTATTTGGCACAGTTAATCGTGAAGCAGCACAAAGAGGTTTTCAGGTTTATAAAGAAGTTTGTAGCGTTTGCCACGGCTTAAATAATTTATATTACCGTAATCTTAAAGATATAGGCTTTTCGGATGATGAGATAAAAGAGATTGCCAAGGGCTATACGATAAAAGATGGACCAAATGATGACGGTGAGATGTTTGACCGTCCCGCTCTTCCATCCGATCGTTTTGTATCTCCTTACCCTAATGAACAAGCAGCAAGAGCGGCTAATAACGGAGCACACCCTCCTGATTTATCTTTAATAATAAAAGCACGGCATGACGGGGCTAATTATATATATTCGCTGCTTACCGGCTATACCGAACCGCCGGCAGATTTTAAGTTGATGCAAGGGGCTCATTATAATCCGTATTTCCCAGGTGAGCAAATAGCAATGCCGCCGCCGCTTACAGACGGGCAGGTAACCTATATGGACGGTACTAACGTAAGCGTAGAGCAGATGTCGCATGATGTTGCGGTATTCCTACAATGGGCAGCTGAGCCAGAAATGGAACATCGTAAATCTATGGGTCTTAAAGTTATGATGTTTTTGGTAGTGTTTACTATCTTTTTCTATATTGCAAAAAACCGCATTTGGTCTAATTTAAAGTAG
- a CDS encoding Endo/excinuclease amino terminal domain protein — protein sequence MGCPNRHCEKNYKVIRRSNLRSLLLLHEVATLCLSLLAMTFFFVLYKLMKQPIVYIVTNKKNGILYTGVTSNLIKRIYEHKNYTIKGFSKKYNCKILVFYEIHQTMNSAINREKQIKAGSRDKKIKLIEQTNINWDDLYSEIIL from the coding sequence GTGGGATGCCCGAACCGTCATTGCGAGAAGAATTACAAAGTAATTCGACGAAGCAATCTCAGGAGTTTGTTATTGCTTCATGAGGTTGCCACGCTCTGCTTGAGTTTGCTCGCAATGACATTTTTTTTTGTATTATACAAACTTATGAAGCAACCAATAGTATATATAGTAACAAACAAGAAAAATGGTATACTCTATACTGGTGTTACTTCTAATTTAATAAAAAGAATATACGAACACAAAAATTATACAATTAAGGGGTTTAGTAAAAAGTATAATTGCAAAATTTTAGTATTTTATGAAATTCATCAAACTATGAATTCAGCAATAAATAGAGAAAAACAAATTAAAGCCGGCTCAAGAGACAAAAAAATTAAACTAATAGAACAAACAAATATAAATTGGGATGATTTATATAGCGAAATTATTCTGTAA
- the petB gene encoding Cytochrome b produces MNEDITPKKPNAIIEWIDYRLPIFSFLKHFSHYQTPKNLSYLWNLGSIAGIALVIQIITGVILAMHYTPHVDHAFDSVERIMRNVNYGWLLRYTHAVGASMFFAAVYLHIARGLYYGSYKAPRELLWHIGIIIFLTMMATAFMGYVLPWGQMSYWGATVITNLFSAIPLIGESIVTWLWGGFSVDNPTLNRFFSLHYLLPFIIVALVMLHLVALHQHGSNNPKGIDVKSPKDTIPFHPYYTVKDFVGFGVYFIIFAYFIFYEPNYLGHPDNYVPANPLVTPAHIVPEWYFLPFYAILRAVPSKLGGVLLMFGSIFVLFLLPWLDTSKVRSANYRPIYRIAFWIFMTDCLLLGYLGGQPAEGPYITISRFAACYYFFHFLVALPLIGKYEKPLPLPEEL; encoded by the coding sequence ATGAATGAAGATATTACCCCTAAAAAGCCCAATGCTATTATAGAATGGATAGATTATCGCTTACCTATTTTTTCGTTCCTAAAGCATTTTAGTCATTATCAAACTCCAAAAAATCTTAGCTATTTGTGGAATTTGGGCTCTATTGCCGGTATTGCGTTGGTGATTCAGATAATCACCGGTGTGATACTTGCTATGCACTATACTCCGCATGTTGATCATGCTTTCGATAGTGTTGAGAGAATCATGCGTAACGTTAATTACGGTTGGTTGCTGCGTTATACTCATGCGGTAGGTGCATCGATGTTTTTTGCTGCCGTATACTTACACATAGCAAGAGGTTTGTATTACGGCTCTTATAAAGCACCGAGAGAACTGCTTTGGCATATCGGTATTATCATTTTTCTAACTATGATGGCTACTGCCTTTATGGGTTATGTGCTTCCTTGGGGGCAGATGAGCTACTGGGGTGCTACGGTAATTACTAATTTATTCTCGGCTATTCCGCTAATAGGAGAATCCATAGTTACTTGGCTTTGGGGTGGTTTTTCCGTTGATAACCCGACATTAAATAGATTCTTTTCACTGCATTATTTATTGCCGTTTATTATTGTTGCTCTTGTGATGCTGCATTTAGTAGCCTTACATCAACATGGTTCAAATAATCCGAAAGGTATCGACGTTAAAAGTCCTAAAGATACTATTCCTTTCCACCCTTATTATACCGTAAAGGATTTTGTCGGTTTCGGAGTTTATTTCATAATATTTGCCTATTTTATTTTTTACGAACCTAATTATTTAGGACATCCCGATAATTACGTTCCGGCAAATCCTTTAGTTACGCCTGCTCATATCGTACCTGAATGGTATTTTCTACCGTTTTATGCAATCCTTAGAGCCGTACCGTCTAAGCTCGGTGGAGTGTTATTAATGTTCGGAAGTATATTCGTGTTATTCTTACTACCTTGGCTTGATACTTCAAAAGTTAGAAGTGCCAATTATAGACCGATATACCGAATTGCTTTTTGGATATTTATGACAGATTGTTTATTGCTTGGTTATTTAGGCGGGCAACCGGCAGAAGGGCCGTATATTACAATTAGCCGCTTTGCTGCTTGTTATTACTTTTTTCATTTCTTAGTAGCTCTGCCGCTGATCGGTAAATATGAAAAGCCGTTACCGCTACCGGAGGAGTTATAA
- the petA gene encoding Ubiquinol-cytochrome c reductase, iron-sulfur subunit, whose product MSDTEDNKNKQTTRRDFMVLTASSVAAVGAVCTLWPLVDSLNPSADVLALSSIEVDLSNIAVGQTVTVKWQGKPVFITNRTPDKIAEARAVKMSELIDPETDEARVKAGHDNWLVTIGICTHLGCVPLANQGEYDGWFCPCHGSQYDSSGRVRRGPAPLNLAVPPYTFISDKKIRIG is encoded by the coding sequence ATGTCGGATACTGAAGATAATAAAAACAAACAAACTACACGTCGTGATTTTATGGTTCTAACGGCTAGTAGTGTTGCAGCGGTCGGGGCTGTGTGTACGCTTTGGCCTCTCGTTGATTCCTTAAACCCTTCCGCAGACGTGCTTGCTTTATCATCAATTGAGGTTGATCTATCAAATATTGCGGTAGGGCAAACAGTTACGGTTAAATGGCAAGGTAAACCGGTTTTTATCACAAACCGTACTCCTGATAAAATAGCTGAAGCAAGAGCCGTAAAGATGTCGGAGCTTATTGATCCTGAGACTGATGAAGCACGTGTGAAAGCAGGGCATGATAACTGGCTTGTGACAATCGGGATTTGTACTCATTTAGGTTGTGTGCCGCTTGCTAATCAAGGTGAGTATGATGGATGGTTCTGTCCGTGTCATGGTTCACAATATGATTCTTCAGGTAGGGTTAGAAGAGGTCCTGCTCCTTTAAATTTAGCAGTGCCGCCTTATACCTTTATTAGCGACAAAAAAATTAGAATCGGGTAG
- the ccmB gene encoding Heme exporter protein B — translation MNNLFVLIKREFIVQNRINNIIKYIVIFFLFCIISTVLINSERDINKFGLIFSVICLLISLIGFSSVIFKSDLEDGTLELLLSAVSYEKIILAKFFAIFISSTVGLVFVLPIIYVFFDQTLLEIIFFFISVWMMLVLSSSLVVLSGSVQCYFKKNANFVGTFIMPLLIPSIIMTGLILQDNNLQLIFIMIGINLVFLPISFFLSSYLIKNIYNIT, via the coding sequence ATGAATAATCTATTTGTATTAATTAAGCGTGAATTTATAGTGCAGAATCGCATTAATAATATAATTAAATATATAGTTATATTTTTTTTATTTTGCATAATTAGTACTGTTTTAATTAACAGTGAAAGGGATATTAACAAATTCGGTTTAATTTTTTCGGTAATTTGTTTATTAATTTCATTAATCGGTTTTTCCTCAGTTATATTCAAATCCGATTTAGAAGACGGTACTTTAGAATTATTGTTATCGGCGGTCAGTTATGAAAAAATTATATTAGCTAAATTTTTTGCTATATTTATCAGTAGTACGGTAGGGCTGGTTTTTGTTTTACCCATTATTTATGTTTTTTTTGATCAAACTTTGCTTGAGATAATATTTTTTTTTATTAGCGTATGGATGATGTTAGTTTTATCAAGTAGTTTAGTAGTTTTATCCGGTAGCGTGCAATGTTATTTTAAGAAGAATGCTAACTTTGTCGGTACGTTTATCATGCCGTTATTAATTCCGAGTATTATAATGACAGGTTTAATATTACAAGATAATAACTTACAATTAATTTTTATTATGATAGGAATTAATTTAGTATTTTTACCGATTTCATTCTTCTTGAGTTCCTATTTAATTAAAAATATTTATAATATTACGTGA
- the mnhB gene encoding Multisubunit Na+/H+ antiporter, MnhB subunit produces the protein MTLNFNNHMAVKTALNFDLGNYLLNLIAFLLILISIKIIFAKDLLNAVIAASIFSLLIGVSYLIMDAPDVAMTEAALGACLSTCVYLNLLRKLPPDLKNIERTNIIPASLICLLFVVTLAYMGLELPNYGDDNAPIHIHSSKYYLENTSRDIGVPSFVAAILASYRAYDTLGETSVILIAGIAVLLIFSKEDVIPWPLHGMTKLKVYPIIKYITSFIIPYIILYSIYIQLNGESSPGGGFQAGVIFASSLIAYDLVYGNRKLSRYFPPNVLISIAVLGVAIYAIVGTISLFFNDNYLNYYSLTNFINDKLLAQHIAIVIVEIGIGLTVSAIMYLIYNLFNHE, from the coding sequence ATGACGTTAAATTTTAATAACCATATGGCAGTAAAAACAGCTTTAAATTTTGATCTCGGCAATTACCTACTTAACTTAATTGCTTTTTTATTGATTTTAATCTCAATAAAAATAATTTTTGCTAAAGATTTACTAAATGCAGTTATTGCTGCGTCAATATTTAGCTTATTAATCGGTGTATCTTATCTTATTATGGATGCTCCTGATGTCGCAATGACCGAGGCAGCACTTGGAGCTTGCTTATCAACATGCGTATATTTGAATTTGTTACGTAAATTACCTCCTGATTTAAAGAATATTGAGAGAACTAATATTATTCCCGCAAGTTTAATATGTTTATTGTTTGTAGTAACTCTTGCTTATATGGGGTTAGAATTACCGAATTACGGTGATGATAATGCTCCTATTCATATTCATTCAAGTAAATATTATCTCGAAAATACTTCTAGAGATATAGGTGTACCTTCTTTTGTTGCGGCTATTCTTGCAAGCTACCGCGCTTATGATACTTTAGGTGAAACTAGCGTAATTTTAATTGCAGGAATTGCTGTGTTGTTGATATTTTCAAAGGAGGATGTCATACCGTGGCCCCTCCACGGTATGACAAAACTCAAAGTTTATCCGATAATAAAATATATCACTAGTTTTATAATACCTTATATAATTTTATATAGTATATATATTCAGCTTAACGGTGAGTCTTCGCCGGGTGGTGGGTTTCAAGCAGGTGTTATATTTGCATCTAGCCTTATTGCTTATGATTTAGTTTACGGTAATCGAAAATTAAGCAGATATTTTCCTCCTAACGTGCTAATTTCTATTGCTGTTTTAGGTGTAGCAATATATGCAATTGTAGGAACAATATCACTCTTTTTTAACGATAATTATTTAAATTATTATTCACTAACAAATTTTATCAATGATAAGCTACTTGCTCAGCATATCGCTATAGTTATTGTTGAAATTGGTATAGGTTTGACGGTTTCTGCAATAATGTACTTAATATATAATTTATTTAATCATGAATAA
- a CDS encoding Monovalent cation/proton antiporter, MnhG/PhaG subunit, whose amino-acid sequence MRLPRRFAPRNDEKRINTMTLYYIGILLVIIGLFAIFSGIIGFFRFPDFYTKLYAASVIENFGVPVCLIGFACIEADIVNSGKLILAALLIFLLNPVATHALGKASLFMKIRATVIARKITK is encoded by the coding sequence ATGAGATTGCCACGTCGCTTCGCTCCTCGCAATGACGAAAAAAGGATAAACACAATGACACTATACTATATCGGAATATTATTAGTAATTATTGGATTATTTGCTATATTTTCAGGGATAATCGGTTTTTTTAGATTTCCTGATTTTTATACTAAATTATATGCAGCAAGTGTTATTGAGAACTTTGGAGTGCCTGTTTGCTTAATAGGTTTTGCGTGCATTGAAGCAGATATTGTTAACTCCGGTAAATTAATTTTAGCGGCTTTATTGATTTTTCTACTAAATCCAGTAGCAACCCATGCACTCGGTAAAGCATCGTTATTTATGAAAATTCGAGCTACCGTCATTGCGAGGAAAATTACGAAGTAA
- the icd gene encoding Isocitrate dehydrogenase, NADP-dependent — translation MYLTREYYMAEFTPITIAYGDGIGPEIMEAVLYILRKAEARIRLETIEVGEKLYKKHYTSGISEESWESIQRTGIILKAPITTPQGGGYKSLNVTIRKTLQLFANIRPSVSFHPFTMTLHPHLNLTIIRENEEDLYAGIEYRQTHNMYESIKLISHTGCEKIIRYAFEYAVKNNRKKVTCLSKDNIMKFSDGVFHKIFNEIAKEYPQINNEHYIIDIGTARLATKPEIFDVIVTSNLYGDIISDVAAEISGSVGLAGSANIGQHYAMFEAVHGSAPDIAGKDIANPSGLLNAAIMMLVHIGQGDIASLIENAWKKTIEDGVHTADIYNEQNSSKKVGTKEFAEEVTKRLGQIPTKLPKADYPLIAEKQESNIDYKIDTNEVKKLVGTDIFVNMNISSAHDIADKINKLDLGNIELKTISSKGLKLWPRDTRFETISDHWCCRFMNKDGTEIKHLDITRLLEALSKANIDFIKVENLFEFDGVAGYSLAQGE, via the coding sequence ATGTACTTAACAAGAGAGTATTATATGGCAGAATTTACACCGATTACAATTGCATACGGGGACGGTATAGGTCCTGAAATAATGGAGGCAGTGCTTTATATATTACGTAAAGCCGAGGCTCGTATTCGCTTAGAAACCATTGAAGTAGGTGAAAAGCTTTACAAGAAGCATTATACTTCAGGCATAAGTGAAGAAAGTTGGGAATCAATACAACGTACCGGTATTATACTTAAAGCCCCGATTACTACTCCGCAAGGTGGAGGATATAAAAGTTTAAACGTCACGATTCGTAAAACATTACAGCTTTTTGCTAATATTCGTCCTTCTGTTTCGTTTCATCCTTTTACTATGACATTACATCCGCATCTGAACCTCACTATCATACGTGAGAATGAGGAAGATTTATACGCAGGTATAGAATACCGACAAACGCATAATATGTATGAATCAATAAAGTTGATAAGTCATACGGGTTGTGAAAAAATTATTAGATATGCTTTTGAATATGCGGTAAAAAATAACCGCAAAAAAGTCACGTGCTTAAGCAAAGATAATATTATGAAATTTTCCGATGGGGTTTTTCATAAAATATTTAATGAGATTGCAAAAGAATATCCGCAAATTAATAATGAGCATTATATTATCGATATCGGGACTGCAAGGCTTGCAACCAAACCTGAAATATTTGACGTTATCGTAACTTCTAATTTATACGGTGATATCATATCCGATGTAGCTGCCGAGATTTCAGGGTCGGTAGGACTCGCCGGTTCTGCAAATATCGGACAACATTATGCTATGTTTGAAGCGGTACATGGAAGTGCTCCCGATATTGCCGGCAAAGATATCGCAAATCCGTCAGGGCTTCTAAATGCTGCTATAATGATGCTTGTACATATAGGGCAAGGTGATATTGCTAGTTTAATCGAAAATGCTTGGAAAAAAACTATAGAGGATGGAGTTCATACAGCCGATATATATAATGAGCAGAATTCTAGTAAAAAAGTTGGTACAAAAGAATTTGCTGAAGAAGTAACGAAAAGATTAGGACAGATACCGACAAAGCTACCTAAAGCAGATTATCCGTTGATTGCCGAGAAACAAGAAAGTAATATAGATTATAAAATTGATACTAACGAAGTTAAGAAATTGGTAGGTACGGATATATTTGTGAATATGAATATATCTTCCGCTCACGATATAGCTGATAAAATTAATAAGCTTGATCTTGGTAATATTGAGCTAAAAACAATCTCGTCCAAAGGGCTAAAATTATGGCCTCGTGATACAAGGTTTGAAACTATTTCCGATCATTGGTGTTGTCGTTTTATGAATAAAGACGGCACGGAAATAAAGCATTTAGATATAACAAGGTTGCTTGAAGCTTTAAGCAAAGCAAATATTGATTTTATCAAAGTAGAGAATTTATTTGAGTTTGATGGTGTGGCAGGGTATAGCTTGGCTCAAGGCGAGTAA
- the typA gene encoding GTP-binding protein TypA — protein MTSIRNIAIIAHVDHGKTTLVDNMLKQSGTFRANQAVAERAMDSNDLERERGITILAKCTALMWNDIRINIVDTPGHADFGGEVERILSMVDGVVLLVDASEGPMPQTKFVLSKALNLGLKPIVVINKIDRDDQRIKKVIDEVFELFVALEANNDQLDFPIVYASGRAGRASLNFDDKINPLDNLADDLAPLFDLIVKHVPKPAADDKAPFSMLVTTREYNSFFGRVLTGRVQSGTVKINQNVKVLNRENKVLETGRITKILAFRGLERIAIDEATAGDIIAVAGVENANVADTICSPEVTEAVPSLPIDPPTLSMTFSVNDSPLAGSEGTKVTSSLIGARLMRELESNVALKVTEAAEKNAFQVAGRGELQLGILIETMRREGFELSISRPEVLFQTDGKGNKQEPMEEIQVDVDDDYVGVVVKSLALRKAEMTDMRPSGGGKSRVTFIGPSRGLIGYHSQFLTETRGTGIMNRIFHGYADYKGAIEGRRNGVLISNGDGAAVAYALWNLEERGKMFINPSDKVYRGMIIGEHNRDNNLEVNPLKAKQLSNVRASGKDEAIRLTPPMLLTLEQAISYIQDDERVEVTPKSIRLRKALLDPNDRKRATK, from the coding sequence ATGACATCTATTCGTAATATAGCAATTATTGCCCACGTTGATCATGGGAAAACTACGCTTGTTGATAACATGCTTAAACAAAGCGGAACATTTAGAGCTAACCAAGCAGTAGCCGAGCGTGCTATGGACTCTAACGACCTTGAGCGTGAGCGTGGAATAACAATACTAGCCAAATGCACTGCTCTTATGTGGAACGATATCCGTATTAATATCGTTGATACACCTGGACATGCTGATTTTGGCGGTGAAGTAGAACGCATATTAAGCATGGTTGACGGTGTTGTGTTACTTGTCGACGCATCGGAAGGGCCAATGCCGCAAACAAAATTCGTGCTTTCTAAAGCCTTAAACCTCGGCTTAAAACCTATCGTTGTTATTAATAAAATCGATAGAGACGACCAAAGAATTAAAAAAGTTATCGACGAAGTATTCGAGCTATTTGTGGCACTCGAGGCAAATAACGATCAGCTTGATTTCCCTATAGTTTACGCATCAGGTAGAGCAGGTAGAGCCTCTTTAAACTTTGATGATAAAATTAATCCTTTAGATAATTTAGCAGATGATTTAGCTCCACTTTTCGACCTAATAGTAAAACATGTACCAAAACCCGCAGCTGACGATAAAGCACCGTTTTCTATGCTTGTTACTACTAGAGAATATAATTCTTTCTTCGGTAGGGTTTTAACGGGACGTGTACAAAGCGGCACTGTTAAAATCAATCAAAACGTAAAAGTATTAAATCGTGAGAATAAAGTACTTGAAACCGGACGTATCACTAAAATATTAGCATTTAGAGGTTTAGAGAGAATCGCTATAGATGAGGCTACAGCCGGCGATATTATTGCCGTAGCAGGCGTTGAAAACGCCAACGTTGCCGATACTATTTGTTCACCTGAAGTAACCGAAGCTGTACCGTCTCTACCTATTGACCCCCCAACTTTATCCATGACCTTTAGCGTTAATGACTCACCGCTTGCAGGAAGTGAAGGGACAAAAGTTACATCGAGCTTGATTGGAGCTAGGTTAATGCGTGAGCTTGAGAGTAACGTCGCACTAAAAGTTACCGAAGCTGCTGAAAAAAATGCTTTCCAAGTTGCAGGACGAGGAGAATTACAGCTTGGTATCTTAATCGAAACTATGCGTCGTGAAGGGTTTGAGTTATCTATCAGTAGACCCGAAGTATTATTCCAAACCGATGGGAAAGGTAATAAACAAGAACCGATGGAAGAAATCCAAGTTGACGTTGATGATGATTATGTCGGGGTGGTCGTAAAATCTTTAGCACTTAGAAAAGCCGAAATGACTGATATGAGACCGTCAGGCGGCGGTAAAAGCCGTGTTACGTTCATTGGACCGTCTAGAGGGTTAATCGGCTATCACAGCCAGTTTTTAACCGAAACTCGAGGTACGGGGATTATGAACCGTATTTTCCACGGATATGCTGATTATAAAGGAGCTATCGAGGGAAGACGCAACGGCGTACTTATCTCTAACGGTGACGGGGCAGCAGTTGCATATGCTCTATGGAATCTAGAGGAAAGAGGAAAAATGTTTATAAATCCTAGCGATAAAGTATATAGAGGTATGATTATCGGCGAACATAATCGTGATAATAATTTAGAGGTCAACCCGCTAAAAGCGAAGCAACTGAGCAATGTTAGAGCATCAGGTAAAGATGAAGCTATAAGACTAACGCCGCCGATGCTTTTAACTCTAGAGCAGGCAATCAGCTATATACAGGATGACGAGCGAGTTGAAGTAACACCGAAATCTATTCGTCTGCGTAAGGCTCTACTTGACCCTAACGACCGTAAAAGAGCTACGAAGTAG